Below is a window of Fulvitalea axinellae DNA.
GTCTGTGATCCCCAGTCGGCCCTGTAGCTCCAAGGTAGGTTGTAGAGGTCGTAGCTCTGGCCTTTGTTGGCCTTGCCGTCGAACAATATTTCAAAGATCACCTCCTTGTCGCCTCCGTAAGAGCCGAAAAGCTTGCCGTAGTCGGGGCTCATCTCAAATTTTCCCGATTCGATTACCCTGCGGGAATAATCGACGCACTTTTCCCAGCGCTTGGCGTAAAGCATGGCCCGGGAGCCTAAGGCCCAACATGCTTCCTTGGATATTTTTCCGTTAAGGATATCGGATTTGCTTTCCAAGATATCGTCAATCTCGTCAAGTTCGCTGTCGATAAAATCCCAGACGTCTGTCGCCGGAGTCCGGGGAGTGAGGAAGTCGTCGTTGATAGTTTGCGCTTTGGTAATCAACGGCACGTCGCCGTAACGTTTCACCAGCTCGAAGTAGAATTCGGCGCGGAGCCAACGGGCCTCGGCCACGGCCGTTTTCTTGAAGCTCTCGTCCATTGAGCTTTCGCCCACTTTCTCGATAAACTCGTTCGCCTTCCGGATGGACTTATACTTGTGCCACATTCCTATCGGATTGTTCGAGGGACCGATCAGGCCGGGAACAATGACTTTTTGCGATGAAATCCAGCCCGACTTTGTCCGGGCGTTGTCCGTTACGCAGTCGGTCATATAATATCCGCCCAAAGGGTGAGGAATCTCGTCGTGGATTTTGTTCAGGAAAGCCTGGGCCAGGTTTTGGTCGGAGTAAACCGCGCTAGAGGAAATCTTGTCGAGGGGTTCCCTGTCCAGAAAATCGCTTTGGCAGGAAACGCCCAAGACCATCAGAGTAAAAATATATGTTAGTCTTACGTATTTCATATGTGAGAATTTTTTAGGTAAACAATCTTATCCGGCACCGGCCGGAAGGCATGTCAAAGCGTTATGTTTACGCCGAAAGTGTACGCTTTCATCTCCGGATATAACGGGTCGATGTAATCGTCGTCCGTGATGTTCACCAAGTTGGTGCCTGTGAAAAACACCCGTACCGATTTCAGCCCCGCGTATTTCAGAACGGGGGAATCGTTGAGATCGTAGCCTACAGTCAGGTTTCTGAGTTTTAGGTATGACGCGTCTACAAGCCAGAAATCGGATCTGCGGGCGTTGTTGACCGGCGTGCCGACACCAAGGCGCGGATATTTGGCTCCGGGGTTTTCAGGCCGCCAGCTGTCTGACAGACGGCTTTGCGAGTTGCCCCGGTTGACGAAAGGGTTCATCGGCAAATACTTCTCGAAATTGCCGGCCCCTTGCCAGTTACACATCAGGGAGAAATTCTTGTAGCTAAGCGAAAGGTTCATGCCGTAGATGATTTCGGGCACACCGCTTTTGCCTATGTGTTGCTGGTCGTAGCCGTCGATAATGCCGTCGGGCTTGTCGTCCGGGCCGCTGATGTCGCGGAATTTGATATCGCCGGGGCGGATTGTTTTGTTGCCGTTGCCGTCCTGTACGTGCCAGTTGTCGATTTCCTCCTGGTTTTGAAACAAGCCTTCCGATACGTAGCCGTAGAATTGGTCAAACGCCCGGCCGGTTCTCTTTATCCTGTCCGCCACGTTTTTGGCCTCGTCGATTTCGATCACTTTACTTTTCACCCAAGTGAACGTTCCGCCGAGATCCCACTTCAGGTCTCCGGCCTGTCCCCTGTAATTCAGCGCGGCTTCGAGGCCTTTGTTCTCCACTATCCCGAAGTTTTCGTGGGGAAGATCCGCCCCGAAGGTTTCCGGAGTGGAGGCGTTTCTTGGCAATAGGATCTGCTCGGTCCTTTTGTGGAAATATTCGATTGATCCGTACAAACGGTCTTGGAAAATACCGAAGTCGGTGCCGATGTTATAGTCGGTGGCCACTTCCCAAGTGATGTCCGGGTTGGCCAGTTTGGTCGGGTTGATCCCTATCTGGTAATTGCCTCCGTAAATGTAACCGTTCTTAAACTCAAAGCCCGAAAGGTATTGGTAGGCAGGCACCCGGTCGTTGCCCACTTTGCCGTACGAGGCCCGGAGCTTCAGGTTGGATATAAAGCTCGCGTTGTCTCTCAGGAACGGCTCGTCGCTGATTCTCCAGCCAAGGGACAGCGCAGGAAAGAAGCCCCAACGGTTGTCTTTGGAGAAGTTGTAGGAAGCGTCGTACCTGCCGTTGAGCTGAACCAGGTATTTTCCGTCATACGAATAGCTGACACGTCCGGCGTAGCCTAAGCGGGCCGTTTCTCCGGCGGAGCCTCCGGTGCGTTGGTTTAGCGAGCCTCCGGCAAATATTTGGTCTATTTTGTCAGTGATAAAGCCTTCTCTGTACGCTTCTATCCAGCTGTTTTTGTCTTCGTAAGATTCGGCCAGGGCCAGTACGCTGACGCTGTGTTTGCCGAAAGTTCTCGCGTAGTTTACGCTGGCCATAAGAGTCAGAAGCTGGGCTTCTCTTTTCCTTTTTGTGAGCTTGGTAGTGTTTTCCGACATCTTGCTGGTGTACGTGTCGTTGGTTTTGTCATGCACCCAAAATTCGAAAGGCTTTACCAAGTACGATCTGTCTTCGAAGGTTTTGTCATACGTAAAGCGTCCGTTCAGGGTCAGGCCCTCGACTTTCGGAACCTTGTACTCAATACCCAGATTGCTTTGGTAGAAAGAGTTTTTGATTTTGCCGTATCCCGAGTGCAGGGCTCTGCCGATGGGGTTGGTGTTCAGGCCGTTGAATCCGAGCCCCTTTTTCACTACACCTTCCTTGTTTACGTAAGCCGAATAAGTCGGCAACGATTCGCCAATGTTGTACCAAAGGTTGGTTTTGCCCGGCTCGTTGCGCTCCTCTTCCCTATACGCCAGGTTGGCGGTCAATTTTATCTGAGGCGTCACTTGGGCGCTAATGTTCGAGCGGATCCCGTATCTGCCAAAGTCGGTGGACTTCAACAGCCCGTCCTGTTCCATCAGGTTGCCCGAAACGAAATACCGGATCTTGTCGCCGCCGCCTGTCACCGACAGGTTGTGCTGCTTGCGTGGAGCGCTTTTGTCGATACAGGCGCGCCACCAGTCGCTTCCTTCGTAGCCGGGAGCCCCTATTCTGAATTTCTCGACTTCCTCGTCCGTGTATTCCGCGTTTTGCCCGTCGTTGAGTTTCGCTTCGTTAAAGTATTTGGCGTACTCGTAGGCGTTCATCAGCTCGGGCTCTATGGTGGCCTGCTGGATAGAGAAAGAACCCGAATACGAGATTTCGGCTTTGCCCTTCTCCCCTTGTTTGGTAGTGATCAGCACAACTCCGTTGGCCGCCCGGGCTCCGTAAATGGCGGTGCTGGCCGCGTCTTTCAGGATTACGATATCCGCGATATCGTTAGGGTCTATCCTTACCCACGAGCGGGGGATTCCGTCAACAAGAACCAGAGCGTTATTATTTCCGAAAGTACTTTTGCCCCGGATGGAGAATGATCCGGCGTCGAGGCCGGGCTGGCCGGTGCTTTGTGTGGTGATAACGCCGGGCATCCGGCCTGCCATCGAGTGGGTGATCGACGTGGGCATGTCTTTGCTCAGCGTAGATCCGCTTACTTGGGCTACCGCTCCGGTAAGGTCCTTTTTCTTCTGGACTCCGTACCCGATCGTTACGACTTCCTCCAGTTGCGTCTGGTCCAATTCGAGGCTAACCACCAAGTCGCTGACGGCTTCCGTAACCTTGAACTCGTAGGGTTTGAACCCCACGAAACTGACCTGCAGGATGTCTCCGGGGTTAACGTCGAGTGAAAAATTACCGTCGATATCTGTCGACGAGCCGTGGGTTGTGCCTTTTACCACAACGTTAGCTCCGATAATCGGCTCTCCCGCGTCGTCTTTTACCGTTCCTTTTACGGGCACCTTGCTTTGTTGCGGAACAGGTTCTTTTTCGGCCTTGGTAGCTTTTTTGGGGAATATGTATACTCTCTTGCCGTCTATGTCATATTCCAAGTTTGTGTTTTTCAGAAGGACATCCATAATCGAGGAGATTGTGGTGTCCGAAAAGTCATAATCGACCTTGAGATTGGCGTTCACCTCGTTGTCTTTGTAAAAAAACTTCATCCCGGTTTTCTTCCGGATTTTCAACAAGGCTTCCTTTAACGTCATGCCTTGGGTGACGCTCAGCGTGAATGTTTCGGCTGTCGGCACTTCTTTTTCCGTTGCGCCAGCAGAAAGCGAGCACATCAGCAGCGTTATAAAAAAACAGCCGATCGCTTTTCGAAAAAACGTTTTGGGCCTAACCCTTAGGTAAAGTTCACTCATAGCTTTGGGTTTAAAAATTGACAATATGGTCCTGTGCCGTAAACTGGGGTGTTTACGGAAAATGTGTATGTTGCGAATAATCGTAAATGGGACTCGGAGCCTAACCTCGGTTTTAAAAACGGCTACGCTTTCCGAAAAATTTCATGATCGCCAAAGCGAATACTTGCCTCCGCAAACTATGGCCCGAAACAGAGCCGTGTCATGGATTTTGGCTTTGCGGAGAGTCAAAGTGACAAAATAATTTGCCGAACCCGGTTCGGCCTCGTTTCCCTTAAAAGTCCCTCAGTCCAGAATTACCTACATGTTTTTTCTTTTTTTTATGATTTTTTTTCGAAAGGCCAAAAAAGTGCTTTTCGGGATAGTTTCCGAGTTTGTGACACTGATGTTCAAGTTTTGGCAAATCCAACATATTTCACTATCATAGCATCCTTAAGTTGTGAAGGGGGAAAGAGATCGGTGATGTGTTTTCAGAATTAGGGCATTCTGTTTCAGTGTTGGTTTTCAGGTTTTTATGTTGACTTGTGGCGTTTTTTTAGATTGAATTTTGACACCTAAAGCTAACAGTTTGGTTTTTTGCGACAGGGTATCGTCCTAGAATAAACCCCATGCTTTTCCCACTAATTTTAAGGAATGGGCCTATTGGGTATTTTAGGTCGCAGAAAAAGCATAACGGGATGTTTTTTATACTATTCATCACCTAAATCCCTATAGCTCAACAGGTCTTACAACCATGGAAAAGAATTCCGAAGATATTGAAAACCTATTGCCGAAATACCTTAGGGGCGAGACTAGCCCTGAGGAAAACGCGCTTATTGACCGTTGTCGGGAAAGTGATCCGGATATGCGTGAGCGCTGGGACGAGGCGTCCGGTATTTGGGAAAGTCTAAACGGTGACAAAGTAGCCGACAGGCCGGGAAACAGAAAACAGGAGCTACTGCGGGATACGCTTAAAAGTATATCCGCCAAAGAAAATTCCAAGCCGAAAAAGCGTTTTCCTTTGGCTATAGCGGCGAGTCTGGCTTTGCTGTTGGCGGCGGGGGTTTCGGTATGGCTTACTTCGGATTCCGGAAACGATTTGGCGACTGCCGAGCCAAACGATGTTGTTTTTTCCTTTCCCGAAACCTCACCGATAAGCTTAAACGAAATACGCAACGGAGACCGCTCGGTCTACGACGATTCGGACAGTTTGGTTAGACTGGACGCCTTAAAAAAGATAAAAACCTCGGAGGCCGTAACCATTAGGGTTCCGTACGGAAAACGTATAAGGGTGCGTTTGGAAGACGGGACCACAGTTTGGATTAATTCGGGAACAACCCTAACGGTGCCCGAGCAGGCCGAAACCGGCCCCAGAAGGGTGAAAGTACGCGGAGAGGCGTTTTTTAGTGTAGCCCACGCCGGTAGGCCGTTTGTTGTTGACGCGGGCCTGGCTTTGATCAAAGTGTATGGCACTGAGTTCAATGTCAACAATTATCCGGAATCGGAAGCCTCCAGCGTTACGCTGGTGGAGGGGAGCGTGGCCTTGTTTTCCGAGAGTATAGCCGATAGCGTCTTGCTGGCTCCGGAACAGCGGGCGGTACTCACGTCCCGGAACGGATACAAAGTGGACAATGTGAAAACGGAGGCTTTCACTTCTTGGAAGGATAATATACTGTTTTTTGAAAACCAGTCTTTCAAACAGCTTACGCCGATCTTGGAACGCTGGTACGGGGTGTCTATCTCCGACCCCGACAACAGGATGGAAGGTGCGCGATTTACAGGTATTTTCGACGAAACGGACAGCCTCGAAATCGTGATGACAGCATTTTGCCGACGGGAGGATTTTGGGTTTGAGATTAATGACGGTTTTGTGCGTATAACCGCAAAACCTGCCAAATAAAGCAATGAGAGTCAGTGGGAAAGTGGGATGTGTGTTCTAGTATTTGATATTCTAATTTTCCATAATGAGACATAACACTACATAGCGACAGGGAAAATCCGCTTTCCGAAGGAGTAAGGAAAGCGGGCTCAACCTATGTGCGGCACTTTGCGCTCCAAGCTTTTTTTCACGGAATGCGCAAGCGTTGACGCCGCTTTCTGTATACACTTGTTTTTTATCGGGATCTGGAATCCGGTTTGTTACGGATTGCCCTTTTGTCTCGGGAGCAAAGTGTATTTGCCAACTATGGTGCCTCGACTGAGACTTTCGAAAGATGGATATTAACGAAGAAAAATTTTTCACGTTGCTCAACCAAAAGAAGTACGAAAGCGCTTTCGGTTGGCTATACGCCCAATATTTTGACGCACTTTTCAGCTATGCCTTCGGGATGGTCCAAAGCGATAAAGTGGCTGAGGATCTGGTTCAGGAAACATTTCTTTCGGTATGGGAAAACAAGGGAGGCCTTAAGAATATCGCAAGTTTGGAATCGTACCTGTACAAAGGCGTTTATTTCAACGCAATGAATGAGGTGAGGAGGAAAAAGGTGCGGGAAACGAACGCTAAGACGGTCTTGCATGTACTGTACGAAGACGAAAACAGCGAGAGTGACAAGGGCCTGGAAGCCGAGATAAGAAAAGCGATAGACGACCTTCCGGAAAGGTGTAAGGAGATTTTCTATTTGAGTAAATATTCCGAACTAAAGCGAAGCGCCATATCCGAACTTTTGGGCGTTTCGGTGAGAACGGTAGACGCCCAGCTAAACAGGGCGATTAACAAAATCAGAAAATACCTGATGACAACCCAAACCTTTATGGAAAAAAGGAATGCGTGAAGATGTTTGTCGTTTTTGTGAGAAAAGAACATACTTGTTGTCAATGTCTTTAGGCTTTGTTACTGGTTTATAAGGCAAAATGCCATCAGGCTTTTTCCTGTTATTTCCCCTTCCCATTTCCACTTTTCCCTTTTATTTTTTAGATTCGAAACCAGAACGGACCGTACCAGTTGTGGTCGTAATAGAACCTCTATGATTTTTGAAGTAAACGAAGAAAGCGAAACGCCTAAATTTCAGCAACTTGTTGATTCCGTAACCCGGGCTTTGGCCGAGGGTACTCTGGATACGGGAGACCAGCTTCCGTCGGTGAATACTATTTGCAAGGAGTATCGCCTGTCCAGAGATACTGTTTTTAAGGCTTATAATATCTTGAAAGAGAAGGGAACGGTGCAGTCGGTGCCTAACAAGGGATATTTTATCGCTAAAGAGAACCGCAAGGTGTTTTTGTTTCTCGATACATTCAAAGCCTACAAAGAAGTGCTGTATGGCGGTTTGGTGAAGAACCTGTCGCCGAATATAGTGGCCGACGTTCATTTCCATCATTATAACACCGAGCTTTTCAAAAGGCTGGTGGAGGAAAACGCCGGCAAATACAGCAAGTATATCGTGATGCCCTTCGATAATCCGGAAGTGGGCGAGGCTCTAAAGCGCCTTCCGGCGAACAAAACGCTGATTATTGATTGGGACACCAATGCGACAGACCATAAAAACAGGCTTTACCAAAACTTCGGGACTGCCGTCCGCAGGGAACTGGAAGGCGTAGAAAGTTTGTTGAGAAAATATACGAAATGCGTAATGCTCTATCCGGAATTCACTTTTCATCCGAAAGATACCGTTGAGAATTTCGAGGCTTTCTGCAAAGACAAGCGGATTCCTTACGAGGTCCAGTACGATTCGCAAGCGTTGGACGTAAAGCCTGGCGAGATGTATTTCAGCGTAAGCGACCGAATGTTAGGGATGGTTTTGGAACAGTGCAAAGCCAGAAATCTGGAACTTGGCGCGGATGTGGGCGTGTTGTCTTACAACGAGACTCCGATGAAGAAATTCGTTGACAAAGGCATCACGGTAATCTCCACTGATTTTGAGAAAATGGGAGAAGAGGCTGCTAGGTTTTCCAACGGCCAAGTGTCTATGGATATTTGCGTGCCTACCAAAATCACGCTTAGGGAATCCTTGTAAATAGAGCAAGAATAGTGAGAGAAATAGCGTAATTGATTCAATATCAGTGATCCGAAGCTGTTTCTTTCGCTGTTCCAGTATTCAAAAATTTTTTACCTACAAAACATACCAGATCAGAACGGAATAAAATCAATTCTTTAAACTATGTTTCTACTAGGTATAGATATCGGGAGCTCATCGGTGAAGGTGGCACTTGTGGAAGGCGAAAGCGGAAAGTGTGTGGCCTCGGCTTTTCACCCGAAAAAGGAGATGAAAATTACGGCGCCGAGGGCGGGATGGGCCGAACAGGATCCGGAACAGTGGTGGAAACATCTGAAACGGGCCATGGCGGAAGCGCTTCGGGAGTCGGGAGTGTCGCCGGAAAGTATCGGCGCCGTAGGAATCTCTTACCAGATGCACGGCCTAGTTGTGGTTGACAAAGCGCTGAAGCCTTTGCGCCCGGCCATTATCTGGTGCGATAGCAGGGCTGTGGAAATCGGTGATACAGCTTTCGAGGCTATAGGCAAAGATAAATGCTTGGCAACTTTGCTGAACTCTCCGGGTAATTTCACGGCATCGAAGCTCAAGTGGATTAAGGATAACGAGCCCGATATCTACAACCGGATTTACAAGATTATGCTTCCGGGCGATTATATCGCCATGAAGCTCACGGGCGAGCCAAAAACCACTGTAAGCGGACTGTCGGAAGGGATTTTTTGGGATTTCGAACGCAACGAATTGTCCCGGGAAGTGCTTGACTATTTTGGTTTTGATGAGAGTCTTGTCTCTGAAACCGCGCCTACCTTCGGCCCGCAGGGGACGCTTCCGCCCGAAGCCTCTCAAGAGCTCGGTTTAGCCGAAGGGACAAAGGTCTGTTACCGGGCCGGAGACCAGCCGAACAACGCTTTTTCCCTAAATGTAATGAATCCCGGAGAGGTGGCGGCCACGGCCGGAACTTCGGGCGTGGTGTACGGCATCAGCGACCGGCTCGCTTTTGACCGGCAGTCCCGTGTCAATACTTTCGCCCATGTCAACCACCGCCAGGAGGCGAAGCGTTTAGGTGTTTTGCTCTGCGTAAACGGGACCGGGATCCTGAATTCTTGGCTTAGGGAAAATATTGGCCCGGAGAATTTTTCCTATGAGGAAATGAACGCCTTGGCCGAACGGATTCCTGTCGGGGCGGAAGGTATGAGCGTTTTGCCCTTTGGCAACGGCGCCGAGCGGATACTCAACAACCGGGATATCGGAGCGCAGATAGGTGGCACTTTGAATTTCAATATCCATACCCGGGCGCATCTGTTCCGGGCGGCGCAGGAAGGAATCGCTTTCGCTTTTAAATACGGGATGGAAATAATGGCGGCGATGGGAACGGAGGCGAAAGTCATTCGGGCCGGACACGCCAATATGTTTCTAAGCCCCATTTTCCGCCAAACCTTGGCTTCCGTTACCGGAGCCTCGATCGAACTGTACGATACTGACGGAGCCGTAGGCGCGGCCCGCGGAGCCGGTATCGGCGCGGGATATTACAAAAACACACGGGAGGCCTTCCGTAATCTCAAAATCATCGAAACGGTTAGGCCCGACGCCTCCGGTGCGGAGCTTTTCAGGGAAGCCTATGGCCGTTGGACAAACCAACTGGCCAAATTCTTATAACTTCAAAACCACGCAAGATGACTGTATTCACAGGCGACAAAGAATATTTCAAAGGCATAAACAAGATTCAGTTTGAAGGGAAAGATTCGAAAAATCCATTGGCTTTCAAATGGTATGACGAAAACCGGATAGTGGCGGGCAAGACGATGAAAGAGCATTTGCGTTTCGCCGTTTCCTATTGGCACGCCTTCTGTGGTGCCGGACAAGATCCTTTCGGTCCGGGGCCCCGCCCGTTTCCTTGGGGCAAATCATCGGACCCTATTGAGGCTTCGAAAGAAAAACTGGACGCCGCCTTTGAGTTTTTCACCAAACTGGGAACGCCCTTCTACTGCTTTCACGATACGGATTTGGTGGGCGACGGCTCCGTTTTCGAAATAGAGAAAAGACTTGGGAAAATCATTCCGATGGCCAAAGAGCGTCAGGAAGCCACGGGCGTACGCCTGCTGTGGGGAACAGCCAACGTCTTTTCGAATCCCCGCTATATGAACGGCGCGGCCACAAACCCGGATTTTGACGCGGTAAGCAACGCAGCTGTGCAAGTCAAAA
It encodes the following:
- a CDS encoding GntR family transcriptional regulator, translated to MIFEVNEESETPKFQQLVDSVTRALAEGTLDTGDQLPSVNTICKEYRLSRDTVFKAYNILKEKGTVQSVPNKGYFIAKENRKVFLFLDTFKAYKEVLYGGLVKNLSPNIVADVHFHHYNTELFKRLVEENAGKYSKYIVMPFDNPEVGEALKRLPANKTLIIDWDTNATDHKNRLYQNFGTAVRRELEGVESLLRKYTKCVMLYPEFTFHPKDTVENFEAFCKDKRIPYEVQYDSQALDVKPGEMYFSVSDRMLGMVLEQCKARNLELGADVGVLSYNETPMKKFVDKGITVISTDFEKMGEEAARFSNGQVSMDICVPTKITLRESL
- a CDS encoding FecR family protein — translated: MEKNSEDIENLLPKYLRGETSPEENALIDRCRESDPDMRERWDEASGIWESLNGDKVADRPGNRKQELLRDTLKSISAKENSKPKKRFPLAIAASLALLLAAGVSVWLTSDSGNDLATAEPNDVVFSFPETSPISLNEIRNGDRSVYDDSDSLVRLDALKKIKTSEAVTIRVPYGKRIRVRLEDGTTVWINSGTTLTVPEQAETGPRRVKVRGEAFFSVAHAGRPFVVDAGLALIKVYGTEFNVNNYPESEASSVTLVEGSVALFSESIADSVLLAPEQRAVLTSRNGYKVDNVKTEAFTSWKDNILFFENQSFKQLTPILERWYGVSISDPDNRMEGARFTGIFDETDSLEIVMTAFCRREDFGFEINDGFVRITAKPAK
- a CDS encoding RagB/SusD family nutrient uptake outer membrane protein, with the translated sequence MKYVRLTYIFTLMVLGVSCQSDFLDREPLDKISSSAVYSDQNLAQAFLNKIHDEIPHPLGGYYMTDCVTDNARTKSGWISSQKVIVPGLIGPSNNPIGMWHKYKSIRKANEFIEKVGESSMDESFKKTAVAEARWLRAEFYFELVKRYGDVPLITKAQTINDDFLTPRTPATDVWDFIDSELDEIDDILESKSDILNGKISKEACWALGSRAMLYAKRWEKCVDYSRRVIESGKFEMSPDYGKLFGSYGGDKEVIFEILFDGKANKGQSYDLYNLPWSYRADWGSQTNPTQELVDSYYMANGLPITDAASGYDAKKPYEGRDPRFYASVLYNGAVFKGRAMNTVSPDGPDAINKTGLHSITGYYCRKYLDEKSAIAPKGGESRVSWKMFRLGEMYLNLAEAENELRPASNTVYASVKVIRDRVNMPNIKPGLSQAEMRKELMHERRIELAFEDHRWWDLIRWRKSIEVLDGKYFHGVVVTKNDDGSLNYNMKHVVDNRPLQVFLEKHYLAPIPYSDIQKNENLTQNPGY
- a CDS encoding TonB-dependent receptor is translated as MSELYLRVRPKTFFRKAIGCFFITLLMCSLSAGATEKEVPTAETFTLSVTQGMTLKEALLKIRKKTGMKFFYKDNEVNANLKVDYDFSDTTISSIMDVLLKNTNLEYDIDGKRVYIFPKKATKAEKEPVPQQSKVPVKGTVKDDAGEPIIGANVVVKGTTHGSSTDIDGNFSLDVNPGDILQVSFVGFKPYEFKVTEAVSDLVVSLELDQTQLEEVVTIGYGVQKKKDLTGAVAQVSGSTLSKDMPTSITHSMAGRMPGVITTQSTGQPGLDAGSFSIRGKSTFGNNNALVLVDGIPRSWVRIDPNDIADIVILKDAASTAIYGARAANGVVLITTKQGEKGKAEISYSGSFSIQQATIEPELMNAYEYAKYFNEAKLNDGQNAEYTDEEVEKFRIGAPGYEGSDWWRACIDKSAPRKQHNLSVTGGGDKIRYFVSGNLMEQDGLLKSTDFGRYGIRSNISAQVTPQIKLTANLAYREEERNEPGKTNLWYNIGESLPTYSAYVNKEGVVKKGLGFNGLNTNPIGRALHSGYGKIKNSFYQSNLGIEYKVPKVEGLTLNGRFTYDKTFEDRSYLVKPFEFWVHDKTNDTYTSKMSENTTKLTKRKREAQLLTLMASVNYARTFGKHSVSVLALAESYEDKNSWIEAYREGFITDKIDQIFAGGSLNQRTGGSAGETARLGYAGRVSYSYDGKYLVQLNGRYDASYNFSKDNRWGFFPALSLGWRISDEPFLRDNASFISNLKLRASYGKVGNDRVPAYQYLSGFEFKNGYIYGGNYQIGINPTKLANPDITWEVATDYNIGTDFGIFQDRLYGSIEYFHKRTEQILLPRNASTPETFGADLPHENFGIVENKGLEAALNYRGQAGDLKWDLGGTFTWVKSKVIEIDEAKNVADRIKRTGRAFDQFYGYVSEGLFQNQEEIDNWHVQDGNGNKTIRPGDIKFRDISGPDDKPDGIIDGYDQQHIGKSGVPEIIYGMNLSLSYKNFSLMCNWQGAGNFEKYLPMNPFVNRGNSQSRLSDSWRPENPGAKYPRLGVGTPVNNARRSDFWLVDASYLKLRNLTVGYDLNDSPVLKYAGLKSVRVFFTGTNLVNITDDDYIDPLYPEMKAYTFGVNITL
- a CDS encoding xylulokinase, whose product is MFLLGIDIGSSSVKVALVEGESGKCVASAFHPKKEMKITAPRAGWAEQDPEQWWKHLKRAMAEALRESGVSPESIGAVGISYQMHGLVVVDKALKPLRPAIIWCDSRAVEIGDTAFEAIGKDKCLATLLNSPGNFTASKLKWIKDNEPDIYNRIYKIMLPGDYIAMKLTGEPKTTVSGLSEGIFWDFERNELSREVLDYFGFDESLVSETAPTFGPQGTLPPEASQELGLAEGTKVCYRAGDQPNNAFSLNVMNPGEVAATAGTSGVVYGISDRLAFDRQSRVNTFAHVNHRQEAKRLGVLLCVNGTGILNSWLRENIGPENFSYEEMNALAERIPVGAEGMSVLPFGNGAERILNNRDIGAQIGGTLNFNIHTRAHLFRAAQEGIAFAFKYGMEIMAAMGTEAKVIRAGHANMFLSPIFRQTLASVTGASIELYDTDGAVGAARGAGIGAGYYKNTREAFRNLKIIETVRPDASGAELFREAYGRWTNQLAKFL
- a CDS encoding RNA polymerase sigma-70 factor; translated protein: MDINEEKFFTLLNQKKYESAFGWLYAQYFDALFSYAFGMVQSDKVAEDLVQETFLSVWENKGGLKNIASLESYLYKGVYFNAMNEVRRKKVRETNAKTVLHVLYEDENSESDKGLEAEIRKAIDDLPERCKEIFYLSKYSELKRSAISELLGVSVRTVDAQLNRAINKIRKYLMTTQTFMEKRNA